A stretch of Cyanobacterium sp. HL-69 DNA encodes these proteins:
- the dnaJ-2 gene encoding molecular chaperone DnaJ: MDYYQILEIQSSASTEEVKRAYRRLVKKYHPDSQEETANHEEIIKINAAYEVLGDQKNRLNYDRTLADKQYNSVNYRQSQSESASQYYHANRRSHQAQDISQFEWLDNVYAPLNYLIEQIIYPLEEELDELSADPFDDDLMSIFCDYLDNCQGHYERGKSILKSQPNPPRYAGVAANCYYCLNHISDAIEELQRFTMSYDYDCLHTAQELFRLAMEVNEEARYMVNQTSY, from the coding sequence ATGGACTATTACCAAATTTTAGAAATACAATCTTCTGCTTCTACGGAAGAAGTTAAACGGGCTTACCGTCGCTTGGTGAAAAAGTATCATCCTGATAGCCAAGAGGAAACGGCTAATCATGAGGAAATTATCAAGATTAATGCGGCTTATGAGGTGTTGGGAGATCAAAAAAATCGCTTGAATTACGATCGCACTTTAGCAGATAAACAATATAATTCGGTCAATTATCGACAATCTCAAAGTGAATCGGCTTCTCAATATTATCATGCTAACAGGCGATCGCACCAAGCCCAAGATATTTCTCAATTTGAATGGTTAGATAATGTTTATGCTCCTTTAAATTATCTCATTGAGCAGATAATTTACCCTTTAGAAGAAGAATTAGATGAACTATCTGCAGATCCTTTTGATGATGATTTGATGTCAATTTTTTGTGATTATTTAGATAATTGTCAAGGACATTATGAGCGGGGAAAATCAATTTTAAAATCTCAACCAAATCCGCCACGATATGCAGGGGTAGCGGCTAATTGTTACTATTGTTTGAATCATATTAGTGATGCCATTGAAGAATTACAGAGATTTACAATGAGTTACGATTACGATTGTTTACACACTGCCCAAGAGCTATTTAGATTAGCCATGGAAGTAAATGAGGAAGCCCGTTATATGGTCAACCAAACCAGTTATTAA
- the petE gene encoding plastocyanin PetE has product MFKKIGLFLSSLVLAMMVVISATAPANAATVEVKMGADSGMLAFQPAEVTIQAGDTVKWINNKLAPHNVVFDSSAPNAAELSHKGLAFAAGESFEATFDEPGEYSYYCEPHRGAGMNGKIIVQ; this is encoded by the coding sequence ATGTTTAAGAAAATAGGATTATTTTTATCTTCCTTAGTATTAGCCATGATGGTAGTAATCTCCGCAACTGCCCCCGCTAATGCTGCCACCGTAGAGGTTAAAATGGGTGCAGATAGTGGAATGTTGGCTTTCCAACCTGCTGAAGTAACCATCCAAGCAGGTGACACCGTAAAATGGATAAACAATAAACTAGCCCCCCATAACGTAGTATTTGATAGCTCTGCCCCCAATGCAGCGGAATTAAGCCACAAAGGTTTGGCATTTGCCGCTGGAGAATCCTTTGAAGCTACTTTTGATGAGCCGGGGGAATACAGCTACTATTGTGAGCCTCACCGTGGTGCTGGAATGAACGGAAAAATTATTGTTCAATAG
- a CDS encoding Phosphate regulon transcriptional regulatory protein PhoB (SphR) — protein sequence MEILIVEDENEIAQLINSCLTREGFHCSIVYDGVSALEKAKEIQPDLILLDLMLPKLDGLEVCNRLRNQPLEKDPYILMLTAKGEEIDRIVGLSTGADDYLVKPFSTRELVARVRALLRRSLRHGAMQQAQIYQTSHFSVNLDEHTATRQLEGEKIEELDLTALELNLLCTFVSYPHKVWSRTQLIDKLWGADFFGDERVVDTHIRRLRKKIEINPAQPIFLKTVVGIGYKFED from the coding sequence ATGGAAATTTTAATTGTAGAAGACGAAAACGAAATCGCTCAACTAATAAACTCCTGCCTAACTAGAGAAGGATTCCATTGTAGTATCGTTTATGATGGCGTATCAGCCCTCGAAAAAGCGAAGGAAATACAGCCCGATTTAATCCTTTTAGACTTGATGTTACCTAAACTAGACGGGTTAGAAGTGTGTAACCGTTTGCGAAATCAACCCCTCGAAAAAGATCCCTATATTCTCATGTTAACCGCCAAAGGAGAAGAAATCGATCGCATCGTAGGACTTTCTACAGGGGCAGATGATTATTTAGTAAAACCCTTTAGCACCAGAGAATTAGTGGCAAGGGTAAGGGCTTTGTTGCGTCGTAGTTTACGCCATGGGGCAATGCAACAGGCGCAAATATATCAGACTAGCCATTTTAGCGTCAATTTAGATGAACATACTGCCACAAGACAATTAGAGGGAGAAAAAATTGAGGAATTGGATTTAACCGCCCTTGAGCTTAATTTACTGTGCACTTTCGTCAGCTATCCTCATAAAGTGTGGAGTCGCACCCAATTAATTGATAAACTTTGGGGAGCAGATTTTTTTGGGGATGAGAGGGTTGTAGATACTCACATTCGCCGTTTACGTAAAAAGATTGAGATTAATCCAGCCCAGCCGATTTTTTTGAAAACGGTGGTGGGGATAGGATATAAATTTGAAGACTAA